In Nostoc sp. GT001, a genomic segment contains:
- the psbA gene encoding photosystem II q(b) protein, giving the protein MTTTLQQRSSANVWDRFCEWITSTNNRIYIGWFGVVMIPTLLAATACFVIAFIAAPPVDIDGIREPVAGSLIYGNNIISGAVVPSSNAIGLHFYPIWEAASLDEWLYNGGPYQLVIFHFLIGVFCYMGREWELSYRLGMRPWIAIAYSAPVAAASAVFLVYPIGQGSFSDGMPLGISGTFNFMIVFQAEHNILMHPFHQLGVAGVFGGSLFSAMHGSLVTSSLVRETTETESQNYGYKFGQEEETYNIVAAHGYFGRLIFQYASFNNSRSLHFFLAAWPVIGIWFTALGVSTMAFNLNGFNFNQSIIDSEGRVIATWADVINRANLGMEVMHERNAHNFPLDLAAGDSAPVALTAPAING; this is encoded by the coding sequence ATGACAACAACCTTACAACAGCGCTCAAGCGCTAACGTATGGGATCGATTCTGTGAATGGATCACCAGCACCAACAACCGGATCTACATCGGTTGGTTCGGCGTAGTAATGATTCCAACCTTGCTAGCCGCAACAGCTTGCTTCGTAATCGCCTTCATCGCCGCTCCTCCCGTTGACATCGATGGAATCCGCGAACCAGTAGCAGGTTCCTTGATATACGGAAACAACATAATTTCCGGTGCAGTAGTACCTTCCTCCAACGCTATCGGTTTACACTTCTACCCAATTTGGGAAGCAGCATCCTTAGATGAGTGGTTATACAACGGTGGTCCTTACCAATTGGTAATCTTCCACTTCCTGATAGGCGTATTCTGCTACATGGGACGTGAATGGGAACTATCCTACCGCTTAGGAATGCGTCCTTGGATTGCGATTGCATATTCAGCACCAGTAGCAGCAGCAAGTGCAGTATTCTTGGTATACCCAATCGGACAAGGTTCATTCTCTGATGGTATGCCTTTAGGTATCTCAGGAACCTTCAACTTCATGATCGTGTTCCAAGCAGAACACAACATCTTGATGCACCCCTTCCACCAACTAGGTGTAGCAGGTGTATTCGGCGGAAGTTTGTTCTCAGCAATGCACGGTTCACTCGTAACTTCCTCCTTAGTTCGTGAAACCACCGAAACCGAGTCACAAAACTACGGTTACAAATTCGGTCAAGAAGAAGAAACCTACAACATCGTTGCAGCCCACGGCTACTTCGGTCGGTTAATCTTCCAATACGCTTCCTTCAACAACAGCCGTTCACTGCACTTCTTCCTCGCAGCATGGCCTGTAATCGGCATCTGGTTCACCGCCTTGGGTGTAAGCACAATGGCGTTCAACTTGAACGGTTTCAACTTCAACCAATCAATCATTGACTCTGAAGGTCGTGTGATTGCAACTTGGGCGGATGTAATCAACCGGGCTAACCTGGGTATGGAAGTAATGCACGAGCGCAATGCTCACAACTTCCCTCTCGATTTGGCTGCTGGCGATTCTGCTCCTGTTGCTCTTACTGCTCCTGCTATCAACGGTTAA
- a CDS encoding 3'(2'),5'-bisphosphate nucleotidase CysQ, whose translation MKDLQEILAIAREVGWGAAEILRSYYDGTAKDPNLEIQYKQNEPVTVADVAVSQYILQRLQATLGNEDFAYISEETYQSSSSGRKASAPWVWIIDPLDGTRDFIEKTGDYAVHIALVKETRPVLAVVAVPEAQKLYYATKGGGTFVETRDGSVSLQVSSGKRIEDLTLVVSRSHRNQRLDHLLQNLPCQNQKSVGSVGCKIATIVEQQADIYISLSGKSAPKDWDIAAPELILTEVGGQFTHFDGTPLQYNTGDINQWGGLLASNGEYHEVLCKKAECILAQFDHS comes from the coding sequence ATGAAAGATTTACAAGAAATATTAGCGATCGCTCGTGAGGTAGGTTGGGGCGCAGCAGAGATACTGCGATCGTATTACGACGGCACAGCAAAAGACCCTAACTTAGAAATTCAATATAAACAAAATGAGCCTGTCACCGTTGCCGATGTAGCTGTGAGTCAATACATTTTGCAGAGGCTACAAGCAACTTTGGGTAACGAAGATTTTGCTTACATCAGCGAAGAAACTTATCAATCGTCAAGTAGTGGTAGAAAGGCTTCTGCCCCTTGGGTATGGATAATTGACCCTTTGGATGGCACACGAGATTTTATCGAAAAAACTGGAGACTATGCAGTTCACATTGCTTTAGTCAAGGAAACACGCCCAGTGTTGGCAGTGGTGGCAGTACCAGAGGCTCAAAAGTTATATTACGCTACCAAAGGCGGGGGTACATTTGTAGAAACCCGTGATGGTTCTGTTTCTTTACAAGTGTCTTCAGGTAAACGAATTGAGGATTTAACCTTAGTCGTTAGTCGCTCTCACCGCAACCAACGGTTAGATCATCTGCTACAAAATTTACCCTGTCAAAATCAGAAATCTGTGGGTAGTGTAGGCTGCAAAATCGCCACTATTGTTGAGCAACAGGCAGATATCTACATTTCTCTTTCCGGCAAGTCTGCGCCCAAAGATTGGGATATAGCCGCTCCAGAATTGATTTTAACAGAAGTAGGTGGTCAGTTTACTCACTTCGATGGCACGCCGTTGCAGTATAACACTGGTGATATCAATCAATGGGGAGGTTTGCTAGCTAGTAATGGTGAATATCACGAAGTACTGTGTAAGAAAGCAGAATGTATCTTAGCGCAATTTGACCATAGCTAA
- a CDS encoding sugar kinase: protein MNRGLFVGLVTLDLIYLADSAPKNNQKIVATDYTVAAGGPATNAAVTFNYLANQAIVLGVVGSHPMTQLIRDDLANYKVAIADLEPITDLVPPVSSIIVTQATGERAVVSINAVKTQASSASIPPDILQNVDIVLIDGHQMAVGDSIVQMAKAKNIPVVIDGGSWKPGFEQILPFVDYAICSANFYPPNCQSGEDVFSYLSGFDIPHIAITHGQEPIEYLSGTKTGIVDVPQIQAVDTLGAGDIFHGAFCHYILRESFTDALALAANIAADSCKFFGTRRWMDLR, encoded by the coding sequence ATGAATCGTGGATTATTTGTAGGTTTAGTAACTTTAGATTTGATTTACCTTGCTGACTCTGCCCCTAAGAATAATCAAAAGATTGTCGCTACTGACTATACTGTAGCGGCAGGGGGGCCAGCAACAAACGCGGCTGTAACTTTCAATTATTTGGCAAATCAGGCTATTGTCTTAGGTGTAGTAGGTTCTCACCCAATGACGCAGCTCATTCGAGATGACTTGGCAAATTATAAAGTTGCGATCGCAGACCTTGAGCCTATCACTGATTTAGTACCGCCTGTATCTTCGATTATTGTCACTCAAGCTACAGGTGAACGCGCTGTGGTTTCGATCAATGCTGTCAAAACTCAAGCTAGCAGCGCCTCTATCCCGCCAGATATTTTGCAGAATGTCGATATAGTACTGATTGATGGACATCAGATGGCGGTTGGTGATTCCATCGTTCAAATGGCTAAAGCCAAGAATATCCCAGTGGTAATCGATGGTGGTAGTTGGAAGCCGGGATTTGAGCAAATTCTACCATTTGTAGATTATGCAATCTGTTCAGCTAATTTTTATCCCCCCAACTGCCAAAGTGGAGAAGACGTTTTTAGCTATCTCAGTGGATTTGACATTCCTCACATCGCCATTACCCACGGACAAGAACCAATTGAATACTTGAGTGGCACTAAAACTGGTATCGTAGATGTGCCGCAGATTCAAGCAGTTGATACGTTAGGGGCTGGAGATATTTTCCACGGTGCTTTTTGTCATTACATTTTAAGGGAAAGCTTTACTGATGCACTGGCACTAGCAGCTAATATTGCTGCTGATTCCTGTAAATTTTTTGGTACTCGGCGCTGGATGGATTTAAGATAA